The Caulifigura coniformis genome includes a region encoding these proteins:
- a CDS encoding TrmH family RNA methyltransferase: MKYRSTDRHRPKDARPRPHGAKEHRGRRPSPRPSDQDEQKYHGRHACHALFAKRPDDIIRVYVDQPRVKEFSALLKWCAEQRRAYHIVEEENLERLAETVHHQGIVVLARRQVDLTDDRLLDAIRTGRVAGSLLYLDGVQNPHNLGAILRTSAHFGIGAVLGQREQLPGVTASAARVAEGGAETVPLARLHDPATVLLQLKGLGYRLFATASGAGGNLYRAGLTPRSVIILGNEVHGVSPEIAALADESLQIPGTGAVESLNVGVACAILISEVARRAHTAEKPQPHPPGRPPYRGPRRKQR; the protein is encoded by the coding sequence ATGAAATACCGCTCCACCGATCGACATCGCCCGAAGGACGCCCGCCCCAGGCCCCACGGAGCGAAGGAGCATCGCGGTCGACGTCCGTCCCCTCGCCCGTCCGATCAGGACGAGCAGAAATACCACGGCCGCCACGCCTGCCACGCGCTCTTCGCCAAAAGGCCGGATGACATCATCCGCGTCTATGTCGACCAGCCGCGCGTCAAGGAATTCAGCGCGCTCCTGAAATGGTGCGCCGAGCAGCGCCGCGCCTATCACATCGTCGAAGAGGAGAACCTCGAGCGCCTGGCCGAAACCGTTCACCACCAGGGCATCGTCGTCCTCGCCCGCCGGCAGGTCGATCTCACCGACGACCGCCTGCTCGATGCGATCCGCACCGGCCGAGTCGCTGGCTCACTCCTTTACCTCGACGGCGTCCAGAATCCGCACAACCTCGGAGCGATCCTCAGGACCTCGGCCCACTTCGGCATCGGCGCGGTCCTCGGCCAGCGCGAGCAGCTCCCAGGCGTTACCGCTTCCGCGGCCCGCGTCGCCGAAGGCGGCGCCGAGACAGTCCCCCTTGCCCGACTCCATGATCCCGCAACCGTTCTTCTGCAACTGAAGGGGCTGGGATACCGCCTCTTCGCGACCGCCAGTGGCGCCGGAGGGAATCTCTACAGGGCGGGCCTCACGCCGCGGTCGGTCATCATCCTCGGCAACGAGGTCCACGGCGTCTCTCCCGAGATCGCCGCCCTCGCGGATGAATCGCTCCAGATCCCGGGGACCGGAGCGGTGGAAAGCCTCAATGTCGGAGTTGCCTGCGCCATCCTCATCAGCGAAGTCGCCCGCCGCGCACACACCGCCGAGAAGCCGCAGCCACACCCGCCCGGGCGCCCGCCGTACCGCGGTCCCAGGCGCAAGCAACGCTGA
- a CDS encoding HEAT repeat domain-containing protein — protein sequence MFRSCLTLALLCGLPQALQAADAARQQQAIGRAAASVRSNFASYHEGYKTIAALALLKAGMPPQTPEIQDAIGEIQKRIDPAKGYGLAGHRECYYIAGVDAVLLADLDGEKYRNELIAIQKFIEQGQRADGSWDYPGIMDRGDTSVTHYALLGLWACARADVPSPPEVWSNSIKWHLSIQNNDGGFSYKPGTAQGFGGGASVLNMTVNAVGSMSIAWMHLSDVPPNLESEGPKSPPKPKPAVAKNNSVLEAVPVNLPPAAGPLGDTAGIPEGTAKAMKRAYAWIVPRFTIENPVPGFYAYYFYSLERMTALVNISSIGSHEWYNEISDVLVAKQNMDGSWGNTPSDTSLAILALAKSTAKLLKRRDPIATFGNGLLQGGRGLPDANGGTAKAKTDGKPATPLDQLLASLTKADNLDIEDVQEQFVEQVQIGDRRELIQQKGLLVKLIQHPNVEIRRTAAWALGRTNDLSLARYLITALEDPDVDVNIEAHNALCWISRKPAGFDLQLDPFEGLPLDAGVDIREATLKGWRNAALKAWGDWYLRNRPYKDRGDEFEAVLREKLAALK from the coding sequence ATGTTTCGATCCTGCCTCACCCTCGCGCTTCTCTGTGGTCTCCCGCAGGCCCTTCAGGCCGCCGATGCCGCCCGCCAGCAACAGGCGATCGGCCGCGCCGCGGCGTCCGTCCGAAGCAATTTCGCGAGCTACCACGAAGGCTATAAGACCATCGCGGCTCTCGCCCTGCTCAAGGCAGGAATGCCCCCGCAGACTCCTGAAATCCAGGATGCCATCGGCGAGATCCAGAAACGCATCGATCCCGCCAAGGGCTACGGGCTGGCCGGTCATCGCGAGTGCTATTACATCGCCGGCGTCGACGCCGTCCTCCTCGCCGATCTCGATGGGGAAAAATACCGCAACGAGCTGATCGCGATTCAGAAGTTCATCGAGCAGGGACAGCGGGCCGATGGCTCGTGGGACTACCCCGGCATCATGGATCGCGGCGACACCAGCGTGACCCACTACGCCCTTCTGGGGCTCTGGGCATGTGCCCGCGCCGATGTCCCCTCGCCGCCCGAGGTCTGGAGCAACTCCATCAAGTGGCACCTCTCCATCCAGAACAACGACGGCGGCTTCAGCTACAAGCCGGGAACGGCCCAGGGCTTCGGCGGCGGCGCCTCCGTCCTGAACATGACGGTCAACGCGGTCGGCAGCATGTCCATCGCCTGGATGCACCTGTCTGACGTCCCTCCCAACCTCGAAAGCGAAGGACCGAAATCGCCGCCGAAGCCAAAGCCTGCCGTGGCCAAGAACAACTCCGTTCTCGAGGCCGTCCCGGTCAACCTCCCCCCCGCAGCTGGCCCCCTTGGCGACACCGCCGGCATTCCGGAGGGAACCGCCAAGGCCATGAAGCGCGCCTACGCCTGGATCGTCCCGCGCTTCACCATCGAAAACCCCGTTCCCGGCTTCTACGCCTACTACTTCTACTCCCTCGAGCGCATGACGGCCCTCGTCAACATCAGCTCGATCGGCTCCCATGAGTGGTACAACGAGATTTCCGACGTGCTGGTGGCCAAGCAGAACATGGACGGCAGCTGGGGAAACACTCCCTCAGACACCTCGCTCGCCATCCTCGCCCTCGCGAAATCGACGGCCAAGCTGCTGAAACGCAGAGACCCGATCGCCACCTTCGGCAATGGCCTCCTCCAGGGAGGCCGCGGACTCCCCGACGCCAACGGAGGAACTGCGAAGGCCAAGACCGACGGAAAGCCGGCCACGCCTCTCGATCAACTCCTCGCCTCCCTCACCAAGGCCGATAACCTCGACATCGAAGATGTCCAGGAGCAGTTCGTCGAGCAGGTTCAGATCGGCGATCGCCGCGAACTCATCCAGCAGAAGGGCCTGCTGGTAAAACTGATCCAGCATCCGAACGTCGAGATTCGCCGCACGGCCGCCTGGGCACTCGGCCGAACGAACGATCTGAGTCTCGCCCGCTACCTCATCACGGCGCTCGAGGATCCCGATGTCGACGTGAACATCGAGGCTCACAACGCCCTCTGCTGGATCAGCCGCAAACCCGCGGGCTTCGACCTGCAGCTCGATCCGTTCGAAGGCCTTCCCCTCGATGCCGGCGTCGACATTCGCGAAGCCACGCTCAAAGGCTGGCGCAACGCGGCTCTCAAGGCCTGGGGCGACTGGTATCTCAGGAACCGCCCCTACAAGGACCGCGGTGACGAGTTCGAGGCCGTCCTCCGCGAGAAGCTGGCCGCGCTGAAGTAA